The Leptidea sinapis chromosome 15, ilLepSina1.1, whole genome shotgun sequence genome window below encodes:
- the LOC126968307 gene encoding probable nuclear hormone receptor HR3 isoform X2, with product MPSTIRAQIEIIPCKVCGDKSSGVHYGVITCEGCKGFFRRSQSTVVNYQCPRNKACVVDRVNRNRCQYCRLQKCLKLGMSRDAVKFGRMSKKQREKVQEEVKQHQAAQQLRAHIDAAPDSVYDAQRQTPSSSDQFHGHYNGYPNYGSPLSSYGYNNTAPLATNMSGIHTQQPQQYDVSADYVDSTTYEPKQTPFLDTDFIGNEEQQKSTTIRPTPPTSSPNPTRQMERQYDRYEERIQSPVSISSGVINIKQEIKPETTMGVDNLVASYVDSTTFLNSPTIQSSMDMQNSVLVSQNSVCEELSPEESSNRLMDPMNMNIGMGMVNPNAVSRRQAGSSSSNDDLPSEGDISKVLVKSLAEAHANTNTKLEYIHEMFRKPPDVPKLLFYNSMTYEEMWLDCAGKLTAIIQNIIEFAKLIPGFMKLSQDDQILLLKSGSFELAIVRLSRLIDINRDQVLYGDVILPIRECVHARDPRDMALVSGIFDVAKSIARLKLTETELALYQSLVLLWPERHGVRGNSEIQCLFNMSMAAMRHEIETNHAPIKGDVTVLDTLLAKIPTFRELSLMHLEALCRFKTAHPHHVFPALYKELFSLDNVLDYTHG from the exons CTCAAATTGAGATCATACCTTGCAAGGTGTGCGGTGACAAGTCGTCAGGAGTGCACTATGGGGTGATAACCTGCGAGGGATGCAAGGGCTTCTTCAGGCGGTCACAGAGCACAG TGGTGAATTACCAATGTCCTCGGAACAAGGCGTGCGTCGTCGACCGCGTCAACCGCAACCGTTGCCAGTACTGCCGACTGCAGAAGTGCTTGAAGCTGGGTATGAGTCGCGATG CTGTCAAATTCGGACGCATGTCAAAGAAACAACGCGAGAAGGTCCAAGAGGAAGTTAAGCAGCATCAAGCTGCCCAACAGCTGAGGGCTCACATTGACGCGGCACCGGACTCTGTCTACGATGCCCAGCGACAGACTCCCAGCTCAAGTGATCAGTTCCATGGACATTACAACGG CTACCCCAACTACGGGTCTCCACTTTCGTCGTACGGGTACAACAATACGGCGCCGCTTGCGACAAATATGAGCGGAATACACACACAGCAGCCACAACAGTACGACGTATCGGCCGATTACGTCGACTCTACGACGTACGAGCCAAAGCAGACGCCGTTTCTTGACACAGATTTCATTGGGAACG AGGAACAGCAAAAGTCGACAACAATTCGACCGACGCCGCCGACATCGTCACCAAATCCGACGCGACAAATGGAACGACAGTACGACAGATACGAAGAGCGAATACAATCCCCTGTATCTATATCAAGCGgcgtaataaacataaaacaagaGATAAAACCTGAAACAACGATGGGCGTCGACAATCTCGTCGCGAGCTACGTCGATTCGACGACGTTCTTGAACAGTCCGACGATTCAGAGTTCGATGGACATGCAGAATTCAGTTTTAGTCAGTCAGAATTCAGTCTGCGAAGAATTGAGTCCTGAAGAGTCGTCAAACAGATTGATGGACCCCATGAATATGAATATTGGTATGGGAATGGTGAATCCCAATGCTGTTTCCCGGAGACAGGCTGGCTCCAGCTCTTCAAATGATGACTTGCCTT CTGAAGGTGACATCAGTAAGGTGCTGGTGAAGAGTTTGGCTGAAGCTCACGCTAACACAAATACTAAGTTGGAATATATTCACGAAATGTTTAGAAAACCACCGGATGTgcctaa ATTATTGTTCTACAATTCAATGACGTATGAGGAGATGTGGCTGGATTGCGCAGGCAAGCTGACCGCCATTATACAGAACATCATAGAGTTCGCTAAACTCATACCAGGCTTTATGAAGCTCAGTCAAGATGACCAGATCCTACTGCTGAAATCAG GATCCTTTGAGCTGGCCATAGTTCGTCTCTCGCGGCTAATTGACATCAACAGAGATCAGGTTTTATACGGAGACGTGATTCTCCCCATCAGGGAATGTGTACATGCACG tgACCCACGCGACATGGCGCTTGTGTCGGGTATATTCGACGTCGCGAAGTCGATCGCAAGACTCAAACTGACTGAGACTGAACTGGCTTTATATCAGAGCCTTGTATTGCTGTGGCCAG AGCGACACGGCGTGCGCGGCAACTCAGAGATACAATGTCTGTTCAACATGTCGATGGCTGCAATGCGCCACGAGATCGAGACCAACCATGCGCCAATCAAGGGTGACGTCACAGTGCTCGACACGCTCCTGGCCAAGATACCAACGTTCAG AGAACTATCGCTGATGCATTTGGAGGCTCTCTGCCGCTTCAAGACAGCCCATCCCCATCACGTTTTCCCAGCTTTATACAaagaattattttctttagacaACGTATTAGACTACACACACGGATAA